A DNA window from Akkermansiaceae bacterium contains the following coding sequences:
- a CDS encoding Gfo/Idh/MocA family oxidoreductase, with amino-acid sequence MNPSDPSRRQFLTAAGATAAVTAFPAVLRAQNASNNATLKIGLVGCGGRGTGAASQALEADPNVKLWAIGDAFASQIPASLNNLSKFGGKVEVPEARRFSGLDAYQKVIESGVDVVILTSPPGFRPQHLRAAVEAGKHVFCEKPMAVDVAGVKSVVESAKLAKQKGTTIQHGFCWRFSPNTREGYGKVLSGELGRVISVYGTYLAAVPKPSTAIDQRNPEWGDVEWQIRNWMGHGWLSGGPLVEQGIHTVDKIAWAMGDVAPIAARGSGGRAQRDDDGSVWDHYDVAFEYPGGVVCHIGQRQFKGAFSEVVDRVYCEKGTLEAPSRVLTKDPAGKITWAFRDQPENMYQVEHNEWFAAIRAGKELNTGEYMANSTMLGLLAREAAQTGQRITWDEMWKANQDLAPDDLKMGDKFAVPPVPVPGVYKLV; translated from the coding sequence ATGAATCCATCCGACCCATCCCGGCGCCAGTTCCTGACCGCCGCCGGTGCCACCGCCGCGGTGACCGCATTCCCCGCCGTCCTGCGGGCGCAGAACGCGTCCAACAACGCCACCCTCAAGATCGGCCTCGTCGGCTGCGGCGGCCGTGGGACCGGTGCCGCCAGCCAGGCGCTGGAGGCCGACCCGAACGTGAAGCTGTGGGCCATCGGTGATGCGTTCGCTTCCCAGATCCCCGCCTCCCTGAACAACCTGTCGAAGTTCGGCGGCAAGGTGGAGGTCCCGGAGGCCCGCCGGTTCTCCGGGCTGGACGCCTACCAGAAAGTCATCGAAAGCGGTGTCGATGTGGTGATCCTCACCTCACCTCCCGGCTTCCGGCCGCAGCACCTGCGTGCCGCCGTGGAAGCGGGGAAACACGTCTTCTGTGAGAAGCCGATGGCGGTGGATGTCGCGGGCGTGAAGTCCGTGGTCGAGTCCGCGAAGCTGGCGAAGCAGAAGGGGACCACCATCCAGCACGGCTTCTGCTGGCGCTTTTCCCCGAACACGCGGGAAGGCTACGGCAAGGTGCTCTCCGGTGAGCTGGGCCGCGTGATTTCCGTCTATGGAACCTATCTGGCCGCCGTGCCGAAACCCTCCACCGCGATCGACCAACGGAACCCGGAGTGGGGTGATGTGGAATGGCAGATCCGCAACTGGATGGGCCATGGCTGGCTGTCCGGCGGACCACTGGTCGAGCAGGGCATCCACACCGTGGACAAGATCGCCTGGGCTATGGGTGACGTGGCTCCCATCGCGGCGCGTGGCTCCGGCGGCCGCGCCCAGCGGGATGACGACGGCAGCGTGTGGGACCACTATGACGTCGCATTCGAGTATCCGGGCGGCGTCGTCTGCCACATCGGCCAGCGCCAGTTCAAAGGTGCCTTCAGCGAAGTGGTGGACCGCGTTTATTGCGAGAAGGGCACGCTCGAGGCCCCCAGCCGCGTCCTGACGAAGGACCCCGCCGGCAAGATCACTTGGGCCTTCCGCGACCAGCCGGAGAACATGTACCAGGTGGAGCACAACGAATGGTTCGCCGCCATCCGCGCGGGCAAGGAACTCAACACCGGCGAATACATGGCCAACAGCACCATGCTCGGCCTGCTGGCGCGCGAGGCCGCACAGACCGGCCAGCGCATCACCTGGGACGAGATGTGGAAAGCGAACCAGGACCTCGCGCCCGACGACCTGAAGATGGGCGACAAGTTCGCCGTGCCGCCGGTCCCCGTGCCGGGCGTCTACAAGCTCGTCTGA
- a CDS encoding formylglycine-generating enzyme family protein yields MMVPMKTCAAALAALLLAACQGGKEEEAGNFPVKDGMVALPGGTYQMGSSGSFDTPYGMKEFPEEAPVRTITVKPFSIDRTEVTNDQFAAFVKATGYVTFAERPARLEDFPPEARASLPQGGFNQGSLVFTKPAESVGDPNTADAGSWWRWDPEANWRHPSGKASSIDGLGTHPVVCVNHEDAAAYAKWAGKRLPTEAEWEFAARGGLSGKTYTWGDEMKPGDKWMANTFQGEFPAGDSAADGFTSTAPVGTFPANGYGLRDMAGNVWELCSDYYDPAYPTYCAKDNPAGPETWLNRTTGAKKSGPPHHVTKGGSYLCHVSYCMRYRPAARHSLEEDSPANHTGFRCVKD; encoded by the coding sequence ATGATGGTTCCCATGAAAACATGCGCCGCCGCCCTTGCGGCATTGCTGCTGGCCGCCTGCCAGGGCGGAAAGGAAGAGGAAGCGGGGAATTTCCCCGTGAAGGACGGCATGGTCGCCCTGCCGGGCGGAACCTACCAGATGGGTTCGTCCGGATCGTTCGATACGCCGTATGGCATGAAGGAGTTCCCGGAGGAAGCTCCCGTCCGCACGATCACAGTGAAGCCATTTTCGATCGACCGGACGGAGGTCACCAACGACCAGTTCGCCGCGTTCGTGAAGGCGACCGGCTATGTGACCTTCGCGGAGCGTCCCGCGAGGCTGGAGGACTTCCCACCGGAAGCGCGGGCGAGCCTGCCCCAGGGTGGCTTCAACCAAGGGAGCCTCGTTTTCACCAAACCGGCGGAATCCGTCGGTGACCCGAACACCGCGGACGCGGGATCATGGTGGCGGTGGGACCCGGAGGCGAACTGGCGGCATCCTTCCGGAAAGGCATCGTCCATCGATGGTCTTGGAACGCACCCCGTCGTCTGCGTGAACCATGAGGACGCCGCCGCCTATGCGAAATGGGCGGGCAAGCGTCTGCCCACGGAGGCGGAATGGGAGTTCGCCGCGCGCGGCGGACTGTCCGGAAAGACCTACACCTGGGGGGATGAGATGAAACCCGGCGACAAGTGGATGGCGAACACCTTCCAGGGGGAATTCCCCGCCGGTGACTCCGCTGCGGACGGATTCACCTCCACGGCACCCGTGGGCACCTTTCCCGCGAACGGCTACGGCCTCCGCGACATGGCGGGGAACGTGTGGGAACTCTGCTCCGACTACTATGATCCGGCCTACCCGACATACTGCGCGAAGGACAATCCCGCCGGGCCGGAAACGTGGCTCAACCGCACGACCGGGGCGAAAAAATCCGGTCCTCCGCATCATGTGACGAAGGGCGGATCCTACCTCTGCCACGTCTCCTACTGCATGCGCTACCGTCCGGCGGCGCGGCATTCACTGGAGGAGGATTCACCCGCCAACCACACCGGCTTCCGCTGCGTGAAGGATTGA
- a CDS encoding helix-turn-helix domain-containing protein: MGKPIQEQLAPHSAPDVVACARIEGDNFGCQWHFHPELELTLVQSGGTHRWIGDKITPLKNGDLTFLGSNLPHDYRNEVIPGKPFRKVKALNVQFHPQFLGRNWLARAEMIPIKRLFEQAESGIQVTGTTRDRVALAMGKMIQAHGLKRLILLMQILDDLASSDELVRISSPGFTPEIHISESERMGLVSAYIQENIAKPIYLADVAKHIGVSEVTFSHYFRSRTGKTFPSYLNELRIARVCRRLAETDDTVSQIAWACGFDSMANFLKHFKRIHGCTPREYRQRVFRP, encoded by the coding sequence ATGGGAAAACCGATCCAGGAACAACTCGCGCCGCACTCCGCTCCGGATGTGGTGGCGTGCGCCCGCATCGAGGGGGACAACTTCGGCTGCCAGTGGCATTTCCACCCGGAGCTGGAGTTGACGCTGGTCCAGTCCGGCGGAACCCACCGCTGGATCGGTGACAAGATCACGCCGCTGAAGAACGGGGATCTCACCTTTCTCGGCTCCAACCTGCCGCACGACTACCGCAACGAGGTCATCCCCGGAAAGCCGTTCCGGAAGGTGAAGGCGCTCAACGTCCAGTTCCACCCCCAGTTCCTCGGCAGGAACTGGCTCGCCCGGGCGGAAATGATCCCGATCAAGCGGCTTTTCGAGCAGGCGGAGAGCGGCATCCAGGTGACGGGCACCACGCGGGACCGGGTGGCTCTGGCCATGGGAAAGATGATCCAGGCGCACGGGCTGAAACGCCTCATCCTGCTGATGCAGATCCTCGATGACCTCGCCTCCTCGGATGAACTGGTCCGCATCTCGTCGCCCGGATTCACGCCGGAGATCCACATTTCGGAAAGCGAGCGCATGGGGCTGGTGTCCGCCTACATCCAGGAGAACATCGCGAAGCCCATCTACCTCGCGGATGTGGCGAAGCACATCGGCGTCAGCGAGGTGACCTTCAGCCATTACTTCCGTTCCCGAACGGGAAAGACCTTCCCGTCCTACCTGAACGAACTGCGGATCGCGCGGGTGTGCCGCAGGCTGGCGGAAACGGATGACACGGTGAGCCAGATCGCCTGGGCCTGTGGGTTCGACTCGATGGCGAACTTCCTGAAGCACTTCAAGCGCATCCACGGCTGCACACCGCGGGAGTACCGCCAGCGGGTGTTCCGTCCATGA
- a CDS encoding DUF1552 domain-containing protein: MQPTFSRRRFLRSATALIALPALEAFGGSRAAAATTAATAKRAKNFIAIGSYLGWHQPAFFPKTAGRDYTMPASLTPLEPHRDQITIFSGLDHRAPNGHKAWSNFLCGNAPGSYSVDQQIADEIGAKTRFASVELATGMGEGAKSMSFTKQGIGLPATVRPSVLYRQLFASKASRERTEYLLKSGQSSIDSVLEDAKRLQANLPQRDKDKLDEFFDSFRSVENKMGRQLAALDQPSPDPGYKLPSYDPITPNLQMEAGTIMYDLMTLALDTGSTRVMSLFLDGLGQVFAIDGAVLKAGYHALSHHGNDPEMIRDLIAIERAHMACFAGFLSQLSEKKNPEGKSLLDDTVILLGTGMGDASRHSNTNLPTLVAGGGFGHGQHIAIDSKAKDAPLLGDLYITLKQRLGMESGNFSNASRNMNQLFS; the protein is encoded by the coding sequence ATGCAGCCCACTTTTTCCAGACGCCGTTTCCTGCGCAGCGCGACCGCGCTGATCGCCCTGCCCGCCCTCGAAGCGTTCGGCGGATCACGCGCCGCCGCGGCCACCACCGCCGCCACGGCGAAGCGGGCGAAGAATTTCATCGCCATCGGCTCCTACCTCGGCTGGCACCAGCCCGCATTTTTCCCGAAGACCGCCGGGCGGGACTACACCATGCCCGCCAGCCTCACGCCGCTGGAGCCACACCGGGATCAGATCACCATTTTCTCCGGCCTGGACCACCGCGCGCCCAATGGCCACAAGGCGTGGTCGAACTTCCTCTGCGGCAATGCCCCCGGCTCCTACTCGGTGGACCAGCAGATCGCGGATGAGATCGGCGCGAAGACGCGTTTCGCCTCCGTGGAACTGGCGACCGGCATGGGCGAGGGCGCGAAGTCGATGAGTTTCACCAAGCAGGGCATCGGCCTGCCGGCCACGGTGCGGCCCAGCGTGCTCTACCGCCAGTTGTTCGCCTCCAAGGCGAGCCGCGAGCGCACGGAATACCTGCTCAAGAGCGGGCAAAGCTCGATCGACAGCGTGCTGGAGGACGCGAAGCGCCTGCAGGCGAACCTGCCGCAGCGGGACAAGGACAAGCTGGACGAGTTCTTCGATTCCTTCCGCAGTGTGGAGAACAAGATGGGCCGCCAGCTCGCCGCGCTGGACCAACCTTCACCGGATCCCGGCTACAAGCTGCCCAGCTACGACCCCATCACGCCGAACCTGCAGATGGAGGCGGGCACCATCATGTATGACCTCATGACGCTGGCGCTGGACACCGGCTCCACCCGCGTGATGTCCCTCTTCCTGGACGGCCTGGGCCAGGTTTTCGCCATCGACGGCGCGGTCCTGAAGGCCGGTTACCACGCGCTCTCCCACCACGGCAATGACCCGGAGATGATCCGCGACCTCATCGCCATCGAGCGGGCGCACATGGCGTGCTTCGCCGGGTTCCTGAGCCAGCTTTCGGAAAAGAAAAACCCGGAGGGCAAGTCCCTGCTGGATGACACCGTGATCCTGCTGGGCACCGGCATGGGCGACGCCAGCCGCCACAGCAACACGAACCTCCCCACACTGGTGGCGGGCGGCGGCTTCGGCCACGGCCAGCACATCGCCATCGACAGCAAGGCGAAGGACGCCCCGCTGCTGGGCGACCTCTACATCACCCTGAAACAACGCCTCGGCATGGAGTCCGGCAACTTCTCCAACGCATCGAGGAACATGAACCAGCTCTTTTCATGA
- a CDS encoding Gfo/Idh/MocA family oxidoreductase, which translates to MNSPVRILCVGAGHMGRSHALAYHQIDGFEICGIVTRSAESAQRLNGELGASYPAFTDFDEALRAASPDAVSISTYPDTHAAFAEKAFDAGCHVFIEKPLAETVEDAERIVAKAREKNRKLVIGYILRHHPSWIKFIELAQTLGKPLVMRMNLNQQSYGANWNTHKALLSSISPVVDCGVHYVDVMCQMTGAKPVRVSGLGARLTDELPDGKINYGHLQVTFDDGSVGWYEAGWGPMMSEVAFFVKDVVGPKGCVSIVADKASSEGQSANVDAHSQTQSLRLHHATLGEDGNFTRKDEIIRLDDEPDHDGLCHREQEYFLKAIREDLDLGSHMDDAIASMRIVLAADESFRTGKTVDL; encoded by the coding sequence ATGAATTCTCCCGTTCGTATCCTCTGTGTCGGTGCCGGTCATATGGGGCGCTCCCATGCGCTCGCCTATCACCAGATCGATGGCTTCGAGATCTGTGGCATCGTCACCCGCTCCGCGGAGTCCGCGCAGCGGCTCAACGGGGAGTTGGGCGCATCTTACCCCGCATTCACGGACTTCGATGAAGCCCTCCGGGCGGCGTCGCCGGACGCGGTCTCCATCTCCACCTACCCGGACACCCACGCGGCCTTTGCGGAAAAGGCGTTCGACGCGGGCTGCCACGTGTTCATCGAAAAACCGCTCGCGGAGACGGTGGAGGACGCGGAGCGCATTGTTGCCAAGGCGCGGGAAAAGAACCGCAAGCTGGTGATCGGCTACATCCTCCGCCACCACCCGAGCTGGATCAAATTCATCGAGCTGGCGCAGACGCTGGGCAAGCCGCTGGTCATGCGCATGAACCTCAACCAGCAGTCCTACGGGGCGAACTGGAACACCCACAAGGCGCTCCTTTCCTCCATCTCCCCGGTGGTGGACTGCGGTGTCCACTATGTGGACGTCATGTGCCAGATGACCGGGGCGAAGCCCGTGCGCGTGTCCGGCCTGGGCGCGCGCCTCACCGACGAGCTGCCGGACGGAAAGATCAACTACGGCCATCTCCAGGTCACCTTCGACGACGGTTCCGTGGGCTGGTACGAGGCGGGGTGGGGTCCGATGATGAGCGAGGTGGCGTTCTTCGTGAAGGACGTCGTCGGGCCGAAGGGCTGCGTCTCCATCGTCGCGGACAAGGCCAGCTCCGAAGGCCAGAGCGCGAATGTGGACGCCCACTCACAGACCCAGTCGCTCCGCCTGCACCACGCCACGCTGGGGGAGGATGGGAACTTCACCCGCAAGGATGAGATCATCCGCCTGGATGATGAGCCGGACCACGACGGCCTCTGCCACCGGGAGCAGGAATATTTCCTCAAGGCCATCCGTGAGGACCTGGACCTGGGTTCCCACATGGATGACGCCATCGCCTCCATGCGGATCGTCCTGGCGGCGGATGAGAGTTTCCGCACCGGGAAAACCGTTGATCTCTGA
- a CDS encoding PIG-L family deacetylase — protein sequence MNRPSAIAIAAHPDDIEFKMCGTLLLLKRAGWDIHCFNLATGSGGSTVHDAEETSRIRAQEARNAADLIGATWHPPIADDLEIFYNAELLRKVAAVIREVKPAIVLTHPLEDYMEDHMITARLAVTATFAHSIPNFRTDPELPAYSGDATVYHCMPHGGRDPLRRPVTAGSWVNTTDVHETIRGALSAHESQRGWLDATQGMSNYIKSLDDHARNMGGQSGKFAMAEGWWRHLHLGFSQEDVDPLAEVLGADYVLNPEFEALISTDAPAIREVPHFQRAQ from the coding sequence ATGAACCGACCTTCCGCCATCGCCATCGCGGCGCACCCCGATGACATCGAATTCAAGATGTGCGGCACGCTGCTGCTGCTGAAGCGGGCGGGCTGGGACATCCATTGCTTCAACCTGGCGACGGGCAGTGGCGGCAGCACCGTGCATGACGCGGAGGAAACCTCCCGCATCCGCGCGCAGGAGGCCCGCAACGCGGCGGACCTCATCGGCGCGACCTGGCACCCGCCGATCGCGGATGATCTGGAAATTTTCTACAACGCGGAACTGCTGCGGAAAGTCGCGGCGGTGATCCGCGAGGTGAAGCCCGCCATCGTCCTGACGCATCCCCTTGAGGACTACATGGAGGACCACATGATCACGGCCCGGCTGGCGGTGACCGCGACCTTCGCCCATTCCATCCCGAATTTCCGCACCGACCCCGAGCTGCCCGCCTACTCCGGGGATGCCACGGTCTATCACTGCATGCCCCATGGCGGCAGAGATCCCCTCCGCAGGCCTGTCACCGCCGGATCATGGGTGAACACGACGGACGTCCATGAGACCATCCGCGGGGCGTTGTCCGCCCATGAGAGCCAGCGCGGCTGGCTGGATGCCACGCAGGGCATGAGCAACTACATCAAGTCACTGGACGACCATGCCCGCAACATGGGCGGCCAGTCCGGGAAATTCGCCATGGCGGAGGGCTGGTGGCGGCACCTCCACCTCGGCTTTTCGCAGGAGGATGTGGACCCGCTGGCTGAGGTGCTCGGTGCTGACTACGTGCTGAACCCGGAGTTCGAGGCGCTCATTTCAACGGATGCCCCGGCCATCCGTGAGGTCCCGCATTTCCAGCGGGCACAGTGA
- a CDS encoding TonB-dependent hemoglobin/transferrin/lactoferrin family receptor produces MKSIFLLPFIAAAPLQAQVEETDIPLEKEISGEATAADDKPASATEETLGEIVVSAVRDPFLNIRGTTTRIDSRTMAENGVQDLGSMVKYDPTVVVPFDSTTGDGSVGYASSGSASFNIRGIEGNRVGIEVDGIRQPPEYISTSFDAGQESGAGGMGRDYFDPSMFQLVEILKGGASAQYGSDSMGGVISMKTLDPRDLYVDKTWGGLARTQFFSRNDGLAWQLGGGGRSGGLDYLLLYAGRESNETANNGSIPPDPMSIDSSAWLAKVGYDAGDHVFQFTFEHYERNLHADMRSAIDPAGGIFTIFRQSIDNWQDVERSRLSLKWLYQPLGGWVDKVETQAYWQSATSGSRNASTNPTVRALDLGGPLVPYLPAIPAPWRTWLLANNPGLMVEGRNRTQEIEFETELYGITSFAHKTVEFDDQEHKFLFGIDASMEKSSNRFDRTETRGQVVRDLTDPLNPIITSIVTTTDTDRISFAPSETTRVGLVFQDDVKLGTLWEFSPGLRLDYHQIDTNLTQQFLDRLQGALGGAATAPQASDGYDNLTLSPRFDVAFLPTENSRVYAGYALGTRNPTAEELTMVFDHPATGASSQTTVPNPSLQEETSHAFKLGYKAEDDRGRVGVELFYTRYQDFIENNQILEVLPGGHVITTTMNQGEAEIYGIEASGEWDAGSWKSALTGVSLGLSAGYTIGQNLTKDEPVNTVEPWKAIGFIGYADPDGKYGARMIGTYTGAVTRTDDTTMNGEMFRPDSWFTLDLLAWWKPVRGLTLNAGVNNIFDEQYWNWSTVRRGGGHLGLAGVGGGHTSAVDDRTTAPGRNFFLSATWQF; encoded by the coding sequence ATGAAATCCATCTTCCTCCTCCCATTCATCGCCGCCGCGCCGCTCCAGGCGCAGGTGGAAGAGACGGATATCCCCTTGGAAAAGGAGATCTCCGGTGAAGCCACGGCGGCGGACGACAAGCCCGCCTCCGCCACCGAGGAAACGCTCGGGGAGATCGTGGTGTCCGCCGTGCGGGACCCTTTCCTGAACATCCGGGGAACCACCACGCGCATCGACTCCCGGACCATGGCGGAGAACGGCGTGCAGGATCTGGGTTCGATGGTGAAATATGACCCGACGGTCGTCGTGCCCTTTGACTCCACCACCGGCGACGGCTCCGTGGGCTACGCTTCCTCAGGCTCCGCATCGTTCAACATCCGGGGCATCGAGGGCAACCGGGTGGGCATCGAGGTGGACGGCATCCGCCAGCCGCCGGAATACATCTCGACCTCGTTCGACGCCGGACAGGAGAGCGGAGCCGGTGGCATGGGGAGGGACTATTTCGACCCGTCCATGTTCCAGCTCGTGGAGATCCTGAAAGGCGGGGCCAGCGCGCAGTATGGCTCCGACTCCATGGGGGGTGTCATCTCGATGAAGACGCTCGATCCCCGGGATCTCTACGTGGACAAGACCTGGGGCGGCCTGGCACGGACCCAGTTTTTCTCCCGCAATGACGGCCTGGCATGGCAGCTCGGCGGGGGTGGCCGCTCGGGTGGACTGGACTATCTCCTGCTTTACGCGGGCCGCGAGTCCAATGAGACGGCCAACAACGGCAGCATCCCGCCGGACCCGATGTCCATCGACAGCTCCGCGTGGCTGGCGAAGGTCGGCTACGACGCCGGGGACCATGTGTTCCAGTTCACGTTCGAGCACTACGAACGGAACCTCCACGCTGACATGCGGAGCGCCATCGATCCCGCCGGGGGCATCTTCACCATCTTCCGGCAGAGCATCGACAACTGGCAGGATGTGGAGCGCAGCCGCCTGAGCCTGAAATGGCTCTACCAACCGCTGGGCGGCTGGGTGGACAAGGTGGAGACGCAGGCCTACTGGCAGAGCGCCACCAGCGGCAGCCGGAATGCCAGCACGAACCCGACGGTCCGCGCGCTGGATCTGGGCGGCCCACTGGTCCCCTATCTGCCTGCCATCCCGGCGCCATGGCGCACATGGCTCCTCGCCAACAACCCCGGCCTGATGGTGGAAGGGCGCAACCGCACCCAGGAGATAGAGTTCGAAACCGAACTTTATGGCATCACTTCGTTCGCCCACAAGACGGTGGAATTCGACGACCAGGAGCACAAATTCCTCTTCGGCATCGACGCCTCGATGGAGAAGTCATCGAACAGGTTTGACCGGACGGAGACCCGCGGACAGGTGGTCCGGGATCTGACCGATCCCCTGAACCCGATCATCACCTCCATCGTCACCACGACGGACACCGACCGCATTTCCTTCGCCCCTTCGGAGACCACCCGGGTGGGTCTGGTGTTCCAGGACGACGTGAAGCTGGGGACACTGTGGGAGTTCTCCCCCGGTCTGCGGCTGGACTACCACCAGATCGACACGAACCTGACGCAGCAGTTCCTCGACCGGCTGCAGGGGGCACTGGGCGGTGCCGCGACCGCTCCGCAGGCGAGCGACGGGTATGACAATCTCACCCTTTCACCGCGGTTCGACGTGGCGTTCCTGCCGACGGAGAACTCGCGCGTGTATGCCGGCTACGCACTGGGCACACGGAATCCGACCGCGGAGGAACTGACCATGGTTTTCGACCATCCGGCGACGGGAGCCAGCAGCCAGACCACCGTTCCCAATCCCAGCCTGCAGGAGGAAACCAGCCACGCCTTCAAGCTGGGCTACAAGGCGGAGGACGACCGTGGGCGTGTGGGGGTGGAGCTGTTCTACACCCGCTACCAGGATTTCATCGAGAACAACCAGATACTCGAAGTCCTGCCGGGCGGCCATGTGATCACCACCACCATGAACCAGGGTGAGGCGGAGATCTACGGCATCGAGGCCAGCGGCGAATGGGACGCGGGTTCCTGGAAATCCGCGCTCACGGGTGTCTCTCTGGGCCTCAGCGCGGGATACACCATCGGCCAGAACCTGACGAAGGATGAGCCGGTGAACACCGTGGAGCCGTGGAAAGCCATCGGCTTCATCGGTTACGCGGATCCGGACGGAAAATACGGCGCGCGCATGATCGGCACCTACACAGGAGCGGTCACACGCACGGATGACACGACCATGAACGGGGAGATGTTCCGCCCGGACTCCTGGTTCACGCTCGACCTGCTGGCATGGTGGAAACCGGTCCGCGGCCTGACCCTGAACGCCGGGGTGAACAACATCTTCGATGAACAATACTGGAACTGGTCCACCGTCCGCCGTGGCGGCGGGCATCTGGGCCTCGCGGGGGTCGGCGGTGGCCACACCTCGGCGGTCGATGACCGGACCACGGCACCAGGCCGGAATTTCTTCCTCTCCGCGACCTGGCAGTTCTGA
- the nagB gene encoding glucosamine-6-phosphate deaminase: MRSLIERRAAEGRTAVLGLATGKTPLPLYRELVRLHREEGLSFSNVIAFNLDEYFGLLPSHPRSYRTFMQEHLFGHIDIRPENAHIPSGSLDPGDIGPHCRAYEALIEACGGIDLQILGIGRTGHIGFNEPGAGRGSRTSLVRLDHMTRTDAAGDFGGADRVPSHAITMGCGTILEARRIILMAWGAAKAGIVAEAFDRPVSDEVPASYLQEHPDASVYLDKAAAADLEGHLCVEEKQHVLKD, translated from the coding sequence ATGCGGTCGCTCATCGAACGCCGTGCGGCGGAGGGCCGGACGGCGGTGCTGGGGCTGGCCACGGGAAAGACGCCGCTGCCGCTCTACCGGGAACTGGTGCGCCTGCACCGTGAGGAGGGCCTGTCATTCTCGAACGTGATCGCTTTCAACCTCGATGAATACTTCGGCCTGCTGCCCTCCCACCCGCGGAGCTACCGGACCTTCATGCAGGAGCATCTTTTCGGCCACATCGACATCCGTCCGGAGAACGCCCACATCCCATCCGGGAGCCTGGACCCCGGCGATATCGGCCCCCATTGCCGGGCTTATGAAGCGCTGATCGAGGCGTGCGGCGGGATCGATCTCCAGATCCTCGGCATCGGCAGGACCGGCCACATCGGCTTCAACGAGCCGGGCGCGGGCCGGGGGTCGAGGACTTCGCTGGTGAGGCTGGACCACATGACCCGGACGGACGCGGCGGGGGACTTCGGCGGGGCGGACAGGGTGCCGTCGCACGCCATCACCATGGGCTGCGGGACCATCCTGGAGGCGCGGCGGATCATCTTGATGGCGTGGGGCGCGGCGAAGGCCGGCATCGTGGCGGAAGCATTCGACAGGCCGGTTTCCGATGAGGTGCCCGCCTCCTATCTCCAGGAACACCCGGACGCCTCCGTCTATCTGGACAAGGCCGCCGCGGCGGACCTGGAGGGGCATCTTTGTGTTGAAGAAAAGCAGCATGTTTTAAAGGATTAG